A portion of the Thalassotalea sp. LPB0316 genome contains these proteins:
- the glpK gene encoding glycerol kinase GlpK: protein MKSYILAIDQGTTSSRAMLFDCLGNVVDSEQQEFPQYYPDNGWVEHTPEEIIASVLSTCRKLLAKQHIQAGQIKSLGITNQRETTIVWDKTTHKPIYNAIVWQDRRTSSYCQQLVEQGWAETIQQKTGLVIDPYFSATKLKWLLDNVDGARAKAEAGQLAFGTVDSFILWQLTQGKSHYTDATNASRTMLFNIHQQAWDQELLELFDIPASMLPQVLDSAADFGCTSEQHFGFDIPIQGIAGDQQAALFGQACFETGSVKSTYGTGCFVMVNTGDKALKSNNKLLSTVAYRINGQVTYALEGSIFVAGAVIQWLRDGLELISKASDSERLAMEANQDHGLTLIPAFTGLGAPYWDADARGAILGITRDTGIKEIVNAALQSVCFQTKDLLMAMEKDGIDIKSLKVDGGMTNNQWLLQYLANCLQVEVTQPVSAETTALGVAFLAGLQAGVFQSLSHIQSLWQAKAAFSPQISQADANKRYHSWLDAVERIRTEQT from the coding sequence ATGAAATCTTATATTTTAGCGATAGATCAAGGCACTACGAGCTCAAGGGCGATGTTATTTGATTGCTTGGGCAATGTCGTTGATAGTGAACAGCAAGAGTTCCCGCAATATTATCCTGACAATGGTTGGGTCGAGCACACGCCAGAGGAAATTATCGCTTCAGTGTTATCAACTTGCCGTAAATTGCTCGCTAAACAGCATATTCAAGCCGGCCAAATTAAATCACTGGGTATTACAAATCAGCGAGAAACTACGATCGTTTGGGATAAAACCACCCATAAGCCGATTTATAACGCCATTGTTTGGCAAGACAGGCGCACGAGTAGCTATTGCCAGCAACTCGTTGAGCAAGGCTGGGCCGAAACTATCCAGCAAAAAACAGGATTAGTGATCGACCCCTATTTTTCGGCAACCAAGCTAAAATGGCTATTAGATAACGTTGATGGTGCAAGAGCAAAAGCTGAAGCGGGGCAACTTGCCTTTGGTACGGTTGATTCATTTATCTTGTGGCAGTTAACCCAAGGAAAGTCTCATTATACCGACGCCACCAATGCATCGCGCACTATGTTGTTTAATATTCATCAACAAGCTTGGGATCAAGAGCTGCTCGAGTTATTTGATATTCCCGCCAGTATGCTACCTCAAGTATTAGACAGTGCCGCGGATTTTGGTTGTACATCTGAGCAACACTTTGGCTTTGATATTCCAATACAAGGCATCGCTGGCGATCAACAGGCAGCGCTTTTTGGCCAAGCCTGTTTTGAAACAGGTAGCGTGAAAAGTACCTATGGCACAGGGTGCTTTGTCATGGTCAATACGGGTGATAAAGCGCTCAAATCTAATAATAAACTGTTATCGACGGTTGCATATCGCATCAATGGCCAAGTTACTTATGCACTTGAAGGCAGTATCTTTGTTGCTGGTGCGGTTATTCAGTGGCTTAGAGATGGTTTAGAATTAATTTCTAAAGCTAGCGACTCGGAGCGCTTGGCTATGGAGGCAAATCAAGATCATGGATTAACACTTATTCCTGCCTTCACTGGCTTAGGTGCACCGTATTGGGATGCCGATGCTCGTGGCGCAATTTTAGGTATCACCCGAGATACGGGTATTAAAGAAATAGTCAATGCGGCATTGCAATCTGTTTGCTTTCAAACCAAAGACTTACTGATGGCGATGGAAAAAGATGGCATCGATATTAAATCGTTAAAAGTAGACGGTGGCATGACCAATAATCAGTGGTTGTTACAATACCTAGCCAATTGCCTACAAGTTGAGGTTACCCAACCTGTATCTGCCGAAACTACCGCACTCGGTGTTGCGTTTTTAGCTGGTTTACAAGCTGGCGTTTTTCAATCGCTTTCACATATCCAAAGTTTATGGCAAGCCAAAGCGGCGTTTTCACCGCAAATTTCACAAGCAGATGCGAATAAGCGTTATCACAGTTGGCTTGATGCGGTTGAAAGAATTCGGACGGAGCAGACGTAA
- a CDS encoding methyltransferase family protein, with protein MKSHPLTLKIPPLALVVIFAVLMFIASALAGGSLELTLYRAVGIGVTLLLACYFCLAGVLAFRKAQTTVNPMSPESSSQLVNTGVYRLSRNPMYVGFVFILICWATYLGHTFLMLFIPAFMLYMNKFQISAEEQALGKIFGQEYQTYMATVRRWL; from the coding sequence TTGAAATCACATCCACTTACCTTGAAAATTCCACCACTAGCATTAGTGGTTATCTTTGCTGTCTTGATGTTTATCGCCAGTGCTCTGGCAGGTGGTAGTCTTGAATTAACCTTGTATCGAGCAGTAGGTATTGGTGTTACCTTGTTATTAGCCTGCTATTTTTGTTTGGCTGGCGTACTGGCGTTTAGAAAAGCGCAAACCACGGTTAATCCGATGTCGCCTGAATCGAGCTCTCAGTTGGTCAATACCGGCGTTTACCGTTTATCGAGAAACCCGATGTATGTTGGTTTTGTGTTTATCTTAATATGCTGGGCAACGTACCTAGGGCATACCTTTTTAATGTTATTTATTCCTGCCTTTATGCTCTACATGAACAAGTTTCAAATTAGCGCTGAAGAGCAGGCACTGGGCAAAATATTTGGCCAAGAGTATCAAACTTATATGGCGACAGTGCGCCGTTGGTTGTAA
- a CDS encoding SapC family protein yields MENLAPLSPQNHSALFLKEGVDFPAIKAKRNAMVMVSEFAVASTSYPLFFINNTATNQLEAIALMALDSHNVFFPQENALNIAYLPKSLSLLPFQVVADPNNPNRVVPLIDTNSSLLSMQEQEQSAKLFNDDGSPTNTITSKQEAMRELYQHEITTIEFINQLTRLNLLKELDLEVTFSGGEKTTIKGLFTIKEEALANLTAEDKTLFEQRGYMPAIYAMLASLSQMNRMLQLHNHQQPANLIENLQFKLASN; encoded by the coding sequence ATGGAAAACCTAGCCCCTTTATCACCACAAAACCACAGTGCACTTTTCTTAAAAGAAGGTGTTGATTTCCCAGCGATTAAAGCAAAGCGCAATGCCATGGTTATGGTCAGTGAATTTGCTGTCGCCTCAACCAGTTACCCATTGTTTTTCATCAACAATACGGCAACCAATCAACTCGAAGCGATTGCGTTAATGGCACTTGATAGCCACAACGTCTTTTTCCCACAGGAAAATGCCTTAAACATCGCTTATTTACCAAAGAGCTTATCGTTATTACCGTTCCAAGTTGTTGCCGATCCAAACAACCCGAATCGCGTTGTGCCGCTCATTGATACCAATTCAAGTTTATTGTCGATGCAAGAGCAAGAACAAAGTGCAAAATTGTTTAATGACGACGGTAGCCCAACAAACACCATTACTTCAAAACAAGAAGCGATGCGTGAGTTGTACCAGCACGAAATTACCACGATTGAGTTTATCAATCAGTTAACACGCTTAAACCTACTTAAAGAGCTCGACTTAGAAGTGACTTTTTCAGGTGGCGAGAAAACAACGATCAAAGGCTTATTCACCATCAAAGAAGAAGCATTGGCGAACTTAACGGCTGAAGACAAAACACTGTTCGAGCAGCGCGGTTACATGCCAGCGATTTATGCGATGTTAGCATCACTGAGCCAAATGAACCGCATGCTACAACTTCACAACCATCAGCAACCAGCGAATTTAATTGAAAACTTACAGTTTAAGTTAGCAAGTAATTAG
- the upp gene encoding uracil phosphoribosyltransferase: MAIHEINHPLVKHKISLMRADSLSTRDFRQLAAEVGSLLTYEATKGLALEEYTFKGWNGDITGQRIKGKKVTVVPILRAGIGMLDGVLELIPSARVSVVGLYRDEETLEPVTYFKKLTSSIDDRLALVVDPMLATGGSMVATIDILKEAGCKNIKALVLVAAPEGLKKMQAAHPDVDIYTAAIDSHLNENGYIMPGLGDAGDKIFGTQ; encoded by the coding sequence ATGGCCATTCACGAAATTAATCACCCCTTGGTTAAACACAAAATCAGTTTAATGCGTGCAGATAGCCTGAGTACTCGTGATTTTCGTCAACTCGCCGCTGAAGTTGGTAGCTTACTGACTTATGAAGCAACCAAAGGATTGGCGCTTGAAGAGTACACCTTTAAAGGTTGGAATGGCGATATTACAGGTCAACGGATCAAAGGGAAAAAAGTAACGGTTGTACCTATTTTACGCGCAGGTATTGGCATGCTAGATGGCGTGTTAGAGCTGATTCCAAGCGCACGTGTGAGTGTGGTGGGTTTATATCGCGATGAGGAAACCTTAGAGCCCGTCACCTACTTTAAAAAGTTAACCTCAAGTATCGACGATCGCTTAGCCCTTGTTGTTGACCCCATGCTAGCCACAGGTGGTTCAATGGTTGCAACAATTGATATTTTAAAAGAGGCTGGCTGTAAAAATATTAAAGCATTGGTTTTAGTGGCTGCGCCTGAAGGCTTGAAAAAGATGCAGGCAGCGCATCCTGATGTTGACATTTATACGGCGGCAATTGATAGCCACTTAAATGAAAATGGCTACATTATGCCGGGTTTGGGTGACGCGGGCGATAAAATTTTCGGCACTCAATAA
- a CDS encoding type II toxin-antitoxin system RelE family toxin, whose translation MTYKLKFIPAAKKEWDKLAEPLKTQFKKKLADRLENPHVPSAKLRGYESVYKIKLRTAGYRLAYEVINNEIVVYVLAVGKRDKNAIYKKLASRSI comes from the coding sequence ATGACTTATAAATTAAAGTTTATACCTGCGGCTAAAAAGGAGTGGGACAAACTAGCTGAACCACTTAAAACACAGTTTAAAAAGAAACTAGCAGATAGGTTAGAAAATCCACACGTTCCATCGGCCAAACTGAGAGGCTATGAGTCCGTTTATAAAATTAAACTACGCACCGCTGGTTATAGATTAGCTTACGAAGTCATTAATAATGAAATCGTAGTTTACGTTTTAGCTGTTGGTAAACGTGATAAAAACGCCATTTATAAAAAGTTAGCGTCAAGATCAATATAG
- a CDS encoding type II toxin-antitoxin system Phd/YefM family antitoxin, protein MRQVLADCSASISELKKNPTALLNEADGAAIAILNHNKPAAYLVPAETYEWLMEVVDDYELAKVVEERRQDLSDAIEVNLDDL, encoded by the coding sequence ATGAGGCAAGTTCTAGCCGATTGTTCAGCGAGTATTTCTGAACTAAAAAAAAATCCGACAGCTTTACTTAATGAAGCCGATGGTGCTGCGATCGCAATATTAAATCACAATAAGCCTGCGGCATATTTAGTCCCTGCAGAAACCTATGAGTGGCTTATGGAGGTTGTTGATGATTATGAGTTAGCAAAAGTAGTAGAAGAACGCCGCCAAGACCTATCGGATGCCATTGAAGTTAATTTAGATGACTTATAA
- a CDS encoding aspartoacylase: MAKIEQVAVVGGTHGNEFSGIYLLKKWQKRPELLARHGLQIETVFANTKAHQENKRYIDCDLNRQFIARDLADNSLTNYEQSRAKVLNGQLGPKGNAKSDFIIDLHNTTSNMGPTLILLQSDLFNRQLGAYVLAKMPEAVIVFEDQISLEEHYFLASVAPQGVIVEIGPQPQSVIRQDVLDHMENMTQHILDFVVLFNQQAVNDLPETYTAYRYIESLKLPEDENGERIGMVHKNVQDQDFKPLVKGDPIFTLFDGGEVCYQGDYEAYPHFINEAAYYDNNLAMSLAKKITVTTQ, encoded by the coding sequence ATGGCAAAAATTGAGCAAGTGGCGGTAGTAGGCGGCACGCATGGCAATGAGTTTAGTGGTATTTATTTGTTGAAAAAGTGGCAAAAACGCCCTGAATTACTCGCTCGTCATGGCCTGCAAATAGAAACTGTTTTTGCGAATACCAAGGCTCACCAAGAGAATAAACGCTATATCGATTGTGATCTTAACCGACAGTTTATCGCTCGTGATCTGGCTGACAACTCTCTGACTAACTACGAGCAAAGTCGAGCAAAAGTGCTCAATGGCCAATTAGGGCCAAAAGGTAATGCGAAATCTGATTTTATTATCGACCTGCACAATACCACCTCGAATATGGGGCCAACCCTTATTTTACTACAATCAGATTTGTTTAACCGTCAGCTCGGCGCTTATGTTTTAGCAAAAATGCCTGAAGCGGTGATTGTTTTTGAAGATCAAATTAGCCTTGAAGAACATTACTTTTTAGCATCTGTTGCGCCGCAAGGGGTAATTGTTGAAATAGGCCCTCAGCCGCAATCGGTTATTCGCCAAGACGTTTTAGATCACATGGAAAATATGACTCAACACATTTTAGACTTTGTTGTGTTATTTAATCAGCAAGCAGTTAACGATTTGCCAGAAACTTATACCGCTTATCGTTACATTGAAAGTTTAAAGCTGCCAGAAGATGAAAACGGTGAGCGCATTGGTATGGTTCACAAAAATGTTCAAGATCAAGATTTTAAACCGCTAGTGAAGGGTGACCCTATCTTTACCTTGTTTGATGGTGGTGAAGTTTGCTATCAAGGTGACTACGAGGCTTACCCGCATTTTATCAATGAAGCGGCCTACTATGATAATAACCTAGCAATGTCGTTAGCTAAGAAAATAACAGTTACGACTCAATAG
- a CDS encoding glutathione S-transferase family protein: MFDIYGDKRSGNCYKIELLCHLLNIEHQWHNVDILANETHTPEFLAMNPNGKIPLLVDSTGWCLSESNAILNYLAKDSKFLPSDVKLLAKVQQWQFFEQYSHEPYIAVARYIQLYLGLPDDKVAEYKAKHQGGYKALGVMEAQLAKTPYLIGNECSVADITLYAYSHVAHQGGFNLTNYPNMLNWFKRIEALDGYVAMTQ; encoded by the coding sequence ATGTTCGATATATATGGAGATAAAAGATCGGGTAATTGCTACAAAATTGAGTTGCTATGCCACCTGTTAAACATTGAGCATCAGTGGCATAACGTTGATATTTTAGCTAATGAGACTCATACCCCTGAGTTTTTGGCGATGAATCCCAATGGTAAAATTCCGCTACTAGTTGACTCTACTGGCTGGTGTTTATCTGAATCTAATGCGATTTTAAATTATCTAGCAAAGGACTCTAAATTCTTACCGAGTGACGTCAAGCTATTAGCTAAAGTGCAGCAATGGCAGTTCTTTGAGCAATACTCGCACGAGCCTTATATCGCCGTAGCTCGCTATATTCAACTTTATCTCGGATTACCAGACGACAAAGTTGCAGAGTATAAAGCTAAACACCAAGGTGGCTATAAAGCACTTGGTGTGATGGAGGCGCAATTGGCTAAAACGCCATACCTTATTGGTAACGAGTGCAGCGTGGCAGATATCACACTTTACGCCTATAGCCATGTCGCTCATCAAGGGGGGTTTAATTTAACCAATTACCCCAATATGCTTAACTGGTTTAAGCGTATTGAAGCACTTGATGGCTATGTTGCGATGACGCAATAA